The following are encoded together in the Planctobacterium marinum genome:
- a CDS encoding alpha-ketoacid dehydrogenase subunit beta — protein sequence MAERSLTFAQAINEAMHLAMEKDPDVLCYGLGVDDPKRIFGTTEGLQEAFGEARVFDMPTSENGMLGIGIGAALDDMKPVMVHQRLDFFLLAMDQLVNAAAKWFYMFGGQRSVPITIRLMLGRGWGQGPTHSQNLQAWFAHIPGLKVVMPATAADAKGLLLASIFDPNPVVFLEHRWLHHQEGNVPPGWQDDVLGKAKVLRAGTDVTLVAISYQVVEALRAAEVLQAAGISAEVIDLRTVQPIDWATIEASIAKTGRVLVLDTGALTCSVSSEIVARSAEKQFAQLKTAPARIAMPDVPEPTSYGLTKEFHPDAREIVKQVCQMCGLKDFAHLLQRLPFTEHHDVPGEWFKGPF from the coding sequence ATGGCTGAGCGCAGCTTAACTTTTGCCCAAGCTATCAATGAAGCCATGCATCTGGCGATGGAAAAAGATCCAGACGTACTCTGCTATGGCCTCGGTGTAGACGACCCAAAGCGTATTTTTGGCACCACCGAAGGGCTGCAGGAGGCGTTTGGTGAAGCACGAGTATTTGATATGCCCACATCTGAAAATGGCATGTTGGGCATTGGCATTGGTGCCGCGTTAGATGATATGAAACCTGTCATGGTGCATCAGCGATTAGACTTTTTCTTATTGGCTATGGATCAGCTGGTGAATGCTGCGGCGAAATGGTTTTACATGTTTGGTGGACAGCGCTCGGTGCCCATCACCATAAGATTAATGTTAGGTCGGGGCTGGGGGCAGGGACCTACACACTCGCAGAACTTACAGGCTTGGTTTGCCCATATTCCGGGCTTAAAAGTGGTGATGCCGGCGACAGCCGCTGACGCTAAAGGGCTGTTGTTAGCGAGTATTTTCGATCCTAATCCGGTGGTGTTTTTGGAGCATCGCTGGTTGCATCATCAAGAGGGCAATGTGCCGCCTGGCTGGCAAGATGATGTCCTTGGAAAAGCCAAAGTCTTAAGAGCAGGCACAGATGTTACCTTGGTGGCCATATCTTATCAGGTGGTGGAAGCGTTGCGTGCTGCCGAGGTGTTACAGGCTGCGGGAATATCAGCAGAAGTTATCGATTTGAGAACGGTGCAGCCTATAGATTGGGCGACAATTGAAGCGTCGATTGCCAAAACTGGCCGGGTTCTGGTGCTGGATACTGGCGCATTAACTTGTTCTGTTTCTTCAGAAATAGTGGCCCGTAGTGCAGAAAAACAATTTGCACAGCTCAAAACCGCACCGGCCCGAATTGCCATGCCGGATGTGCCTGAGCCAACTAGCTATGGTTTGACAAAAGAGTTTCATCCCGATGCTAGAGAAATAGTAAAACAAGTGTGCCAAATGTGTGGTTTAAAAGATTTCGCTCATTTGTTACAACGCTTGCCTTTTACGGAGCATCACGATGTGCCGGGCGAGTGGTTTAAAGGTCCTTTTTAA
- a CDS encoding thiamine pyrophosphate-dependent dehydrogenase E1 component subunit alpha, whose translation MNTSIPKAKTSAKTFVNLSDTDKLCFLRSMLRIRMVEEEIAKRYPQGNMRCPTHLSIGQECVPAVIGTLLTKSDLAVSTHRAHAHYLAKGGDLKAMLAEIYGKETGCCKGRGGSMHLIDERVGFKGSTAIVGNTIPIGVGLALSQKLRGKNDITVVFLGDGAIEEGVFYEAANFAVVKKLPVLFVCENNLYSVYSPLKVRQPQGRKICDIASAIGLHSQEGDGNNVAESHRVLSTAIDTCRQGHSAAFVELHTYRWREHCGPHYDNDIGYRSEAEFLAWKEKDPIELYKTQLFDAQILDTQALQLMTRQLETEIQDAFEFAESSPYPPAEQACSAVFAPDFNVNREEVANG comes from the coding sequence ATGAATACTTCAATCCCCAAAGCAAAAACCAGTGCCAAGACATTTGTAAACTTAAGTGACACAGATAAGTTGTGCTTCCTGAGAAGTATGTTGCGTATTCGCATGGTGGAAGAGGAAATCGCTAAAAGATATCCACAGGGCAACATGCGTTGCCCCACGCATTTGTCCATTGGTCAGGAGTGTGTTCCCGCGGTTATTGGTACACTTTTAACTAAATCCGATCTCGCGGTTTCTACACACAGGGCGCATGCCCATTACCTGGCTAAAGGTGGCGACTTAAAAGCCATGCTGGCCGAGATCTATGGTAAAGAAACTGGCTGCTGCAAAGGCCGTGGCGGTTCCATGCATTTAATCGATGAACGAGTCGGATTTAAAGGCAGCACAGCCATTGTAGGTAATACTATCCCCATTGGCGTTGGTTTGGCTCTTTCTCAGAAGTTGCGCGGCAAAAATGATATTACTGTCGTGTTTTTGGGTGATGGTGCCATTGAAGAGGGAGTGTTTTACGAGGCGGCAAACTTTGCGGTTGTCAAAAAGTTACCGGTGCTCTTCGTTTGCGAGAACAATTTGTATTCCGTCTATTCACCACTGAAGGTCAGGCAGCCACAAGGTCGTAAAATTTGTGATATCGCCAGTGCGATTGGCCTGCACAGCCAGGAGGGGGACGGCAATAATGTGGCAGAATCGCATCGCGTCCTCTCTACAGCGATTGATACTTGTCGGCAGGGGCATTCAGCGGCGTTTGTGGAGCTACATACCTATCGCTGGCGAGAACATTGTGGCCCTCATTATGATAATGATATTGGTTACCGCAGCGAAGCCGAGTTTTTGGCGTGGAAAGAAAAAGATCCTATCGAGTTGTACAAAACTCAGCTCTTTGACGCACAAATTCTCGATACACAAGCATTGCAATTGATGACCCGGCAATTAGAGACTGAGATACAGGATGCGTTTGAATTCGCCGAAAGCAGTCCTTATCCTCCCGCTGAACAAGCCTGCTCGGCTGTATTTGCGCCCGACTTCAATGTAAACCGTGAAGAGGTGGCTAATGGCTGA
- a CDS encoding class I SAM-dependent methyltransferase: MGQEIDLMRHYPRSKRNVEQRGQQKSEADRALARQFGKAFFDGERSHGYGGFYYHSRFWEPVVPDFQKHFDIKAGDTLLDIGCAKGFMLYDLDRMIPGLNLHGIDVSEYAIANCKPEIAPALKVASAVSLPFADKSIDFTFSITTLHNLDLPQLTTALLEIERVTRKGSFITVDAYRNEEEKQRMEAWNLTAKTMMHVDEWKAYFQQVGYSGDYYWFIP, translated from the coding sequence GTGGGACAGGAAATTGATTTAATGCGTCACTATCCTCGCTCTAAGCGCAATGTTGAGCAACGAGGTCAGCAGAAAAGCGAGGCAGACAGGGCTTTAGCCCGTCAGTTTGGCAAGGCCTTTTTCGATGGAGAGCGTTCTCATGGCTACGGCGGGTTTTATTATCATTCCAGATTTTGGGAGCCGGTTGTGCCTGATTTTCAAAAGCACTTTGATATCAAAGCCGGTGATACTCTGTTAGACATTGGCTGTGCAAAGGGCTTTATGTTGTACGACCTGGACAGAATGATTCCGGGACTGAACTTACACGGTATTGATGTTTCTGAATATGCTATCGCAAACTGTAAACCGGAAATTGCCCCAGCATTAAAGGTGGCTAGTGCCGTTTCGCTGCCATTTGCTGATAAGTCCATTGATTTCACATTTTCTATTACCACTTTGCACAATCTTGATCTGCCTCAACTCACAACGGCTTTGCTTGAGATAGAAAGGGTCACCCGAAAAGGCAGCTTTATTACCGTGGATGCTTATCGCAATGAAGAGGAAAAACAGCGAATGGAAGCCTGGAACCTGACTGCAAAAACAATGATGCACGTCGATGAATGGAAAGCCTACTTTCAGCAGGTTGGTTATAGCGGTGATTATTACTGGTTTATCCCATGA
- a CDS encoding DegT/DnrJ/EryC1/StrS family aminotransferase gives MQVPFVNLGAQFQAVESELVAEFVRLGRSGQFILGEEVEKFERQLAQYCDTRYAVTVANGTDALILVMKALNIGPGDEVITVPNSFIASAGAISVVGAKPVFVDVGDDYNLDPAKLEAAITPFTKAVVPVHLTGNPADIDAIAKVIGERDIVIIEDAAQAIGATYRGKKVGSLGLAGGFSLHPLKNLSLLGDAGFISTDDESLYLALKQLRNHGLENRDHSIQWSVNSRLDTIQAAFGNVKLAHLPEWTERFRAIAARYTEKLAPLVSCPKVRTEDAAVFHNYVIRVPERDALMAYLKEQGVDTKIHYPIPLHLMEAARPLGYKRGDFPETEKQAKEIMSLPIYPELTDNQVDYVCQKITAFYQKAGG, from the coding sequence ATGCAGGTGCCATTTGTTAATCTGGGCGCGCAGTTTCAGGCGGTCGAATCGGAGCTGGTGGCTGAGTTTGTGCGCTTAGGACGAAGCGGTCAGTTCATCTTAGGAGAAGAGGTAGAGAAGTTTGAGCGACAGCTAGCACAATATTGCGACACCCGATATGCTGTTACTGTTGCCAATGGCACCGATGCGCTGATTCTGGTGATGAAAGCATTAAATATCGGACCCGGCGATGAAGTAATCACTGTGCCAAATTCATTTATCGCCAGTGCCGGAGCAATTTCTGTCGTTGGGGCCAAACCGGTTTTTGTCGACGTGGGCGATGACTACAACCTTGACCCCGCTAAACTTGAGGCGGCGATCACGCCATTCACTAAAGCCGTTGTTCCTGTACATCTCACTGGTAACCCAGCTGATATCGATGCAATTGCAAAGGTCATCGGCGAGCGCGATATTGTTATTATTGAAGATGCAGCTCAGGCTATTGGAGCCACCTATCGCGGCAAGAAAGTCGGTTCATTGGGGCTTGCGGGAGGCTTTAGCCTGCACCCACTGAAAAATCTCAGCTTGCTGGGGGATGCCGGGTTTATCAGTACCGATGATGAAAGTTTATACCTTGCCTTGAAGCAACTGCGCAACCATGGTCTGGAAAATCGCGACCACTCAATACAGTGGTCCGTGAATAGTCGCCTGGACACAATTCAGGCGGCATTTGGTAATGTAAAACTTGCCCATTTACCCGAATGGACGGAACGTTTTCGGGCTATCGCGGCGCGATATACCGAGAAGTTGGCACCCCTTGTGAGTTGTCCTAAGGTCCGAACCGAAGATGCTGCGGTATTTCACAATTATGTGATCCGCGTGCCAGAGCGCGATGCGCTTATGGCATACCTTAAAGAGCAAGGCGTGGATACCAAAATCCATTATCCCATCCCGCTGCACCTGATGGAGGCGGCACGGCCATTAGGCTATAAACGAGGTGACTTTCCTGAAACTGAAAAGCAGGCCAAAGAAATTATGAGTCTGCCTATTTATCCTGAGCTAACTGACAATCAAGTGGATTACGTATGTCAGAAAATCACAGCATTTTATCAAAAAGCGGGAGGATAA
- a CDS encoding DegT/DnrJ/EryC1/StrS family aminotransferase, whose translation MNNFYPEQYRVTGQYPINHNYLPQQFADYEEIWSRVKKVIQDGDFTLGAAVDKFERDFASYNDGRYGVGVGSGTDALFLSLKVLGIGEGDEVITTPFTFYATVGAIVTAGARPVFVDAGDDFNINADLIEAAITPNTKAIMPVHWAGLPCDMERINEIADKHNINVVADACHGIGAKLNGKGMAQFSELTCFSMHPLKNLNVWGDGGIIVTNNEELATRLALIRNHGLVGRDTCEVFAYNSRLDTVQAVVAQYLLDNKIRNITEKRQQHADWLDLQLAGMPQIQFAQRNPNKRSVYHLYMGLFDRRDELIAHLQGQGIDAKIHYPTPMHLQPAAQFLGHKKGDFPMAERFADNCMSLPVHEFITQEQLQFMVSAIKAFYGE comes from the coding sequence GTGAATAACTTTTATCCAGAGCAGTATCGAGTCACTGGCCAATATCCCATCAACCACAATTATCTTCCACAGCAATTTGCCGATTACGAAGAGATCTGGAGTCGCGTCAAAAAAGTGATTCAGGACGGTGATTTTACGCTGGGCGCTGCCGTTGACAAATTTGAAAGAGATTTTGCCAGTTATAACGATGGACGATATGGGGTCGGTGTGGGCTCTGGAACTGACGCTTTATTTCTGTCGCTTAAGGTGCTGGGAATTGGAGAGGGTGATGAAGTCATTACGACACCATTTACCTTTTATGCAACCGTCGGAGCCATCGTTACCGCAGGGGCGAGGCCTGTGTTCGTAGATGCAGGGGATGACTTTAATATCAATGCTGATTTAATTGAAGCTGCTATCACCCCAAATACTAAAGCCATCATGCCAGTGCATTGGGCGGGATTGCCATGTGACATGGAGCGAATTAATGAGATTGCAGATAAACACAATATCAATGTTGTTGCAGATGCCTGCCACGGTATTGGTGCCAAGCTTAATGGTAAAGGTATGGCGCAATTTTCTGAGCTGACTTGTTTTAGTATGCATCCCCTGAAAAACCTCAATGTATGGGGTGATGGCGGAATTATCGTTACTAACAACGAAGAATTAGCAACGAGACTCGCCCTGATCCGCAACCACGGGCTGGTAGGCCGGGATACATGCGAAGTGTTTGCTTATAATTCTCGTCTTGATACTGTTCAGGCGGTGGTTGCACAATATCTGCTGGATAATAAGATCCGCAATATTACCGAAAAACGGCAACAGCATGCTGACTGGCTGGATCTACAATTAGCAGGCATGCCTCAAATCCAATTTGCTCAGCGCAACCCCAACAAGCGTTCAGTTTACCATCTTTACATGGGACTGTTTGACCGCAGAGATGAGCTGATCGCCCATCTTCAGGGGCAGGGTATTGACGCAAAAATTCACTATCCAACCCCGATGCATTTGCAACCGGCGGCCCAATTCCTGGGGCATAAAAAAGGCGATTTTCCCATGGCGGAAAGATTCGCTGACAACTGCATGTCCTTGCCAGTGCACGAGTTTATTACCCAAGAGCAATTGCAATTTATGGTGAGTGCCATCAAAGCCTTTTACGGAGAGTAG
- a CDS encoding GDP-mannose 4,6-dehydratase, translating into MLEKIFVLGANSFAGSQFIASALEAGYSVVGINRSAEPSDIFLPYRELLAKPDYEFHQLDINRDFSALCDLLDETKPEFIVDFAGQGMVAESWQDPLQWYQTNFISKVKLHEFLRQQTWLQRYVRISTPEVYGSSESLIEENNHYLPSTPYAVSHAAIDMSLRTYFNQYNFPIIFTRYSNFYGPGQQLYRIIPRTIIYALTGQKLQLHGGGKAIRAFIYGADVGSAVLATLRKGVIGESYHFSASEFVSIKALVEMICDKMHIQFDDFVEMVPDRPGKDLRYLMDDSKAKQQLAWQPETTLSSGIDATIEWVSKNLEEIKKLPLNYIHKD; encoded by the coding sequence GTGCTTGAGAAAATATTCGTCTTAGGTGCTAATTCTTTCGCAGGTAGTCAATTTATTGCTTCGGCGCTTGAGGCTGGATACTCTGTAGTGGGCATCAATCGCTCTGCTGAGCCTTCAGATATTTTTCTACCTTATCGCGAGCTTTTGGCTAAACCAGATTATGAGTTTCATCAACTGGACATAAATCGTGATTTTTCGGCTTTATGCGATCTTCTGGATGAGACAAAACCTGAGTTTATTGTGGATTTTGCTGGTCAAGGGATGGTCGCTGAGAGCTGGCAAGACCCGTTGCAATGGTATCAAACAAACTTTATCTCCAAGGTTAAATTACACGAGTTTTTGCGCCAACAAACCTGGCTACAGCGCTATGTCAGAATTTCTACGCCTGAAGTGTATGGTTCTTCTGAAAGTCTGATAGAGGAAAATAACCACTATCTACCCAGTACACCTTACGCGGTATCTCATGCGGCAATTGATATGAGTTTGAGAACCTACTTCAATCAGTATAACTTTCCGATAATCTTTACTCGCTACTCTAACTTTTATGGACCCGGTCAGCAGCTATACCGCATTATTCCCCGTACTATCATTTACGCATTGACGGGACAAAAGTTACAACTCCACGGCGGTGGAAAAGCCATCAGAGCTTTTATCTACGGTGCTGATGTCGGCAGCGCGGTACTGGCTACCTTGCGCAAAGGCGTTATAGGGGAAAGCTATCATTTTTCAGCGAGCGAATTCGTCTCAATAAAAGCATTGGTGGAGATGATTTGCGATAAAATGCACATCCAGTTCGACGACTTTGTGGAGATGGTCCCAGACAGGCCGGGCAAGGATTTACGTTATCTGATGGATGACAGTAAAGCTAAACAGCAACTGGCTTGGCAGCCTGAAACAACGCTATCTTCGGGTATCGATGCCACTATCGAATGGGTGAGTAAGAATCTGGAAGAGATTAAGAAGCTACCCCTAAATTACATTCATAAGGATTAA